The proteins below come from a single Salinilacihabitans rarus genomic window:
- the nirK gene encoding copper-containing nitrite reductase — protein sequence MTQYRSNRRRFVQAMGAAGAVAVAGCLGGDETDDADQGADDESEDDGLPAAEDVDVDRIARDPTDIPDPVDWDEPREHDITIRTQDVTAEIEPGVTFDYMTFEGQVPGPMVRVRQGDRVNLRFEVPEDSNMNIHNMDFHAVYGPGGGADATTIGPGDNAAEIAFTAEYAGAFIYHCAVPNMDQHISAGMFGSILVEPEDGLPEVDHEYYLGQHEIYTDGQVGQEGHHTFDFDAMAMEHPTYVVFNGQAYGFTEDGVGPMKAEVGDTARVYFANGGPNLLSSLHPIGNVWSNYYRDGDLLTEPDRNIETAPVAPGTTTVGEMEFPVPGPVKIVDHALSRVVRKGALAVVDVEGEENPEVYEEDP from the coding sequence ATGACCCAGTATCGATCCAACCGACGGCGATTCGTGCAAGCGATGGGGGCGGCCGGCGCAGTCGCGGTCGCCGGCTGCCTCGGCGGCGATGAAACGGACGACGCCGACCAGGGCGCCGACGACGAGTCCGAAGACGACGGGCTGCCGGCGGCCGAGGACGTCGATGTCGACCGCATCGCCCGCGACCCGACCGACATCCCCGACCCCGTCGACTGGGACGAGCCCCGCGAACACGACATCACGATCCGGACTCAGGACGTGACCGCCGAGATCGAACCCGGCGTCACGTTCGACTACATGACCTTCGAGGGGCAGGTCCCCGGTCCGATGGTCCGCGTCCGCCAGGGCGACCGGGTCAACCTCCGGTTCGAGGTGCCGGAGGACTCGAACATGAACATCCACAACATGGACTTCCACGCGGTCTACGGTCCGGGCGGCGGCGCCGACGCCACGACCATCGGCCCGGGCGACAACGCCGCGGAGATCGCCTTCACCGCCGAGTACGCGGGGGCGTTCATCTACCACTGCGCGGTCCCGAACATGGACCAGCACATCAGCGCCGGCATGTTCGGTTCGATCCTCGTCGAACCCGAGGACGGCCTCCCCGAGGTCGACCACGAGTACTACCTCGGCCAGCACGAGATCTACACCGACGGGCAGGTCGGTCAGGAGGGTCACCACACCTTCGACTTCGACGCCATGGCGATGGAGCACCCGACCTACGTGGTGTTCAACGGTCAGGCCTACGGGTTCACCGAGGACGGCGTCGGTCCGATGAAAGCCGAGGTCGGCGACACGGCCCGGGTCTACTTCGCCAACGGCGGCCCGAACCTGCTGAGTTCGCTGCACCCGATCGGGAACGTCTGGAGCAACTACTACCGCGACGGCGACCTGCTCACCGAACCCGACCGGAACATCGAGACGGCGCCGGTCGCGCCCGGCACGACCACCGTCGGGGAGATGGAGTTCCCCGTCCCCGGCCCGGTCAAGATCGTCGACCACGCGCTCAGCCGCGTCGTCCGCAAGGGCGCGCTGGCCGTCGTCGACGTCGAGGGCGAGGAGAACCCCGAGGTCTACGAGGAGGACCCCTGA
- a CDS encoding cupredoxin domain-containing protein, translating to MTPTSRRSVLRSSGCAAVVALAGCLGDLADRASGEADGTGEMGSPTERITVTATSQPYPEFDPQVVHLAVGGTVEWLVETGRHDVTAYHGDVHGPHRSPAGVEPWGSGRLTGVGSSYEHAFDREGVYDYVDTQQVCTSHEIAGNIGRIVVGWPDPDEEPGMTDPQPELPSQAARAIETFNEETRPVLEAGP from the coding sequence ATGACACCCACGTCACGTCGTAGCGTCCTCCGGTCGTCCGGTTGCGCGGCCGTCGTCGCCCTCGCCGGCTGTCTCGGCGACCTCGCCGACCGCGCGAGCGGCGAGGCCGACGGGACCGGCGAGATGGGCTCGCCCACCGAGCGGATCACCGTCACGGCGACCTCGCAGCCGTACCCGGAGTTCGACCCGCAGGTCGTCCACCTCGCCGTCGGCGGGACCGTCGAGTGGCTCGTCGAGACGGGCCGTCACGACGTCACCGCCTACCACGGGGACGTCCACGGCCCCCACCGGTCGCCCGCGGGCGTCGAACCCTGGGGGAGCGGCCGTCTCACGGGCGTCGGCTCGTCCTACGAGCACGCGTTCGACCGGGAGGGCGTCTACGACTACGTCGACACCCAGCAGGTCTGTACCTCCCACGAGATCGCCGGGAACATCGGCCGGATCGTCGTCGGCTGGCCCGACCCCGACGAGGAGCCGGGAATGACCGACCCCCAGCCCGAACTGCCGTCGCAGGCCGCTCGGGCGATCGAGACGTTCAACGAGGAGACCCGCCCCGTCCTCGAAGCGGGGCCGTAG